The following are from one region of the Quercus robur chromosome 1, dhQueRobu3.1, whole genome shotgun sequence genome:
- the LOC126727255 gene encoding CBL-interacting serine/threonine-protein kinase 11 encodes MPEIENAPNNNALFGKYELGRLLGCGAFAKVYHARNVSTGQSVAIKIINKKKIAGTSLMSNIKREISIMRNLSHPNIVKLYEVLASKTKIYFVLEFVKGGELFAKVAKGRFTEDLSRKYFQQLISAVGFCHSRGIFHRDLKPENLLLDESGNLKVSDFGLSAVKEQIRPDGLLHTLCGTPAYVAPEILTKRGYDGAMIDVWSCGVILYVLNAGYLPFNDPNLMAMYKKIYKGEYRCPKWFSSDLRRFLSRLLDTNPEKRITIDEMMRDPWFKKGYKEVNVYDEEVKVEEFKVTELNAFDIISFSSGLNLSGLFDDSCNSSDSGLQRFVSTESPEKIVEKIEDFAKVEKLKVKSKKDWGVELGGQSGNLVFGVDVYRLTEKLVVVEAKKRGGDTGCYKDIWKNKLRPQLNGLSLSMAMSPPPLPQPETSQIAGC; translated from the coding sequence ATGCCAGAGATCGAAAATGCTCCCAACAACAATGCGTTGTTTGGGAAATACGAGCTGGGAAGGCTTTTGGGATGCGGTGCCTTCGCTAAGGTTTACCACGCACGCAATGTCAGTACCGGACAAAGCGTGGCgattaagatcatcaacaagaaGAAGATCGCGGGTACGAGTTTGATGTCTAATATCAAGCGCGAGATCTCGATTATGCGCAACCTCAGTCATCCAAATATTGTCAAACTCTATGAAGTGCTCGCTTCGAAAACCAAGATCTACTTCGTGTTGGAGTTCGTCAAAGGCGGCGAGTTATTCGCTAAGGTCGCTAAAGGCCGATTCACCGAAGATCTCAGCCGGAAGTACTTCCAGCAGCTCATCTCCGCCGTCGGATTCTGCCACTCGCGCGGCATCTTCCACCGCGATCTCAAGCCGGAGAATCTCCTCCTCGACGAGAGCGGCAACCTGAAAGTCTCCGATTTCGGACTCTCCGCCGTCAAGGAGCAGATCCGACCCGACGGGCTCTTGCACACTCTGTGCGGCACGCCTGCTTACGTGGCGCCGGAGATTTTGACGAAGAGAGGCTACGACGGCGCGATGATCGACGTTTGGTCGTGCGGCGTCATTTTGTACGTTCTGAACGCCGGTTATTTGCCGTTTAACGATCCCAACCTGATGGCTATGTACAAGAAGATTTACAAAGGAGAGTACCGGTGTCCGAAGTGGTTTTCCTCGGATCTGAGGCGGTTCCTGTCTCGGCTTTTGGACACTAATCCCGAGAAGAGGATCACCATTGACGAGATGATGAGGGACCCGTGGTTTAAGAAAGGGTACAAGGAAGTGAATGTCTACGACGAGGAGGTTAAGGTGGAGGAGTTCAAGGTTACAGAATTGAACGCCTTTGATATCATTTCGTTCTCGTCGGGTTTGAACTTGTCTGGTTTGTTCGACGACTCGTGTAACTCGAGCGACAGTGGGCTACAGCGATTCGTGTCCACCGAGTCGCCGGAGAAGATCGTGGAGAAAATTGAGGACTTCGCGAAGGTGGAGAAGTTGAAGGTGAAGAGCAAGAAAGATTGGGGCGTGGAGCTGGGAGGGCAGAGTGGTAATTTGGTGTTTGGTGTCGATGTTTACCGGTTAACGGAGaagttggtggtggtggaggctAAAAAAAGAGGCGGCGACACCGGTTGTTACAAAGATATTTGGAAGAACAAGCTTAGACCTCAACTCAATGGCTTATCATTATCAATGGCAATgtctcctcctcctcttcctcaaCCTGAAACTTCCCAGATTGCCGGTTGCTAG